The following are encoded in a window of Castanea sativa cultivar Marrone di Chiusa Pesio chromosome 5, ASM4071231v1 genomic DNA:
- the LOC142636478 gene encoding coniferyl alcohol acyltransferase-like, protein MDMHTEIRDFTVTVTKKEVVVAAQFPNQEHWLPLSNLDMCLVPSLDFSLYFCYTKPTCGDNWTFVSKVEVLKKALAKALVPYYALAGEIVPNSMGEPEILCNNRGVDFIEGFADIELQNLNLYRVDETIGCKLVPKKKNGMLAVQATGFKCGGLMVACTFGHKIMDGYPASMFLTSWAEIAQSKPFSSLPTFRPSLLNPRIPGSFDSSLENLYIPIASFHPIKEPNLGGNNFVSRGYIVKANIINQLQSLASTNECKRTKVECFSALLWKIIAKRGTADKNISKLGLLVDGRTRIGRGDEEKTKILASYFGNLWSLPYGSKTVDDLIDKPLSWVANEVHGIGESAKTSEHFLGLFDWAAAHRSVPSLPKIYAYGSREGPALVVSSLLRLPLSKVQFGWGRPTCVSAYFPWGGDAGYVLLVQSPSGNGDWVVYMYILKEELELIECEAGHMLRPLTLRYFNEIEQEPLVRSKM, encoded by the exons ATGGATATGCATACAGAGATAAGAGACTTCACGGTGACTGTGACCAAGAAAGAGGTGGTGGTGGCAGCACAATTTCCAAATCAAGAGCATTGGTTACCACTATCTAATCTAGACATGTGTCTTGTGCCATCATTGGATTTTAGTCTCTACTTTTGTTATACGAAGCCAACCTGTGGAGACAACTGGACATTTGTGTCAAAGGTTGAAGTTCTAAAGAAGGCCTTGGCAAAAGCTTTGGTTCCATACTATGCTCTTGCTGGTGAGATAGTTCCAAACTCTATGGGTGAACCTGAGATTCTTTGCAACAACCGTGGGGTAGACTTCATTGAAGGATTTGCAGATATAGAACTTCAAAACCTCAACTTGTATAGAGTTGATGAGACCATTGGCTGCAAACTTGTtcccaagaagaagaatggCATGCTGGCTGTTCAG GCTACTGGGTTCAAATGTGGTGGACTTATGGTGGCATGCACTTTTGGCCATAAAATAATGGACGGATACCCGGCCAGCATGTTTCTTACCTCATGGGCTGAGATTGCTCAATCTAAACCTTTCTCTTCACTACCAACATTCCGCCCATCATTGCTCAATCCTCGAATCCCCGGTTCCTTTGATTCTTCGCTTGAAAACTTGTACATCCCCATCGCTTCGTTCCACCCAATCAAAGAGCCAAACCTGGGCGGCAATAACTTTGTTAGCCGCGGGTACATTGTCAAAGCCAACATTATCAACCAACTCCAATCACTAGCCAGCACCAATGAATGCAAAAGGACTAAAGTTGAGTGTTTCAGTGCACTCTTATGGAAAATTATTGCCAAACGTGGTACGGCTGACAAAAATATATCCAAACTGGGCCTTCTTGTCGATGGAAGGACCAGAATTGGCCGTGGAGAcgaagagaaaacaaagatatTGGCTTCTTACTTTGGAAACCTGTGGTCCCTTCCCTATGGAAGCAAGACCGTAGATGATCTTATTGACAAACCATTGAGTTGGGTAGCAAATGAAGTTCATGGAATTGGGGAAAGTGCAAAGACGTCTGAGCATTtcttgggtttgtttgattggGCGGCGGCTCATCGTTCAGTTCCCAGTTTGCCAAAGATATATGCCTATGGGAGCAGAGAAGGTCCGGCTCTTGTGGTTTCATCTCTTTTGAGGCTTCCATTATCAAAGGTGCAGTTTGGATGGGGAAGACCAACATGTGTGTCAGCCTATTTCCCATGGGGTGGAGATGCTGGGTATGTGTTGCTAGTGCAAAGCCCTTCTGGAAATGGTGATTGGGTCGTGTACATGTACATATTGAAAGAGGAATTGGAATTGATCGAATGTGAAGCTGGTCATATGCTTAGGCCTTTGACTTTGAGATACTTCAATGAAATTGAACAAGAACCTCTCGTTAGATCAAAAATGTGA